One window of the Triticum dicoccoides isolate Atlit2015 ecotype Zavitan chromosome 3B, WEW_v2.0, whole genome shotgun sequence genome contains the following:
- the LOC119274596 gene encoding protein ASPARTIC PROTEASE IN GUARD CELL 1-like has protein sequence MNDARSLHVNPHPFRHHPSPLAAVSDALTLPSYIHSHSPPHARVTTAEPAFTPLQPPPPLHPTMQPLLGLALLALLLLASPAPALCRHRAPAAATTETLHVEASLSRARAAVSTDASPLHQSLSATDTNVLPVEEHPSGPSGRLALRLHSRDFLPEEQGRHESYRSLVLARLRRDSARAAALSARASLAADGVSRADLRPANATPVFEASAAEIQGPVVSGVGQGSGEYFSRVGVGRPARQLYMVLDTGSDVTWLQCQPCADCYTQSDPVYDPSVSASYAAVGCDSPRCRDLDAAACRNSTGSCLYEVAYGDGSYTVGDFATETLTLGDSAPVSNVAIGCGHDNEGLFVGAAGLLALGGGPLSFPSQISATSFSYCLVDRDSPSSSTLQFGDSEQPAVTAPLLRSPRTNTFYYVGLSGISVGGQALSIPASAFAMDDAGSGGVIVDSGTAVTRLQSGAYAALREAFVQGTQSLPRASGISLFDTCYDLAGRSSVQVPALALRFEGGGELKLPAKNYLIPVDGAGTYCLAFAGTSGAVSIIGNVQQQGVRVSFDTAKNTVGFTADKC, from the coding sequence ATGAATGACGCGAGATCCCTCCATGTCAATCCCCATCCATTCCGCCACCATCCTTCACCGCTGGCCGCAGTGAGTGACGCCCTCACTCTGCCTTCCTACATTCATTCCCATTCCCCTCCCCACGCCCGCGTCACCACAGCAGAGCCAGCCTTCACTCCACTCCAACCACCACCACCGCTCCACCCCACAATGCAGCCCCTTCTCGGGCTAGCCCTCCTCGCCCTGCTGCTCCTggcctcgccggcgccggcgctctGCCGCCACCGCGCGCCCGCCGCGGCCACCACCGAGACGCTCCACGTCGAGGCCTCCCTCtcccgcgcccgcgccgccgtctccaccgACGCCAGCCCCCTCCACCAGTCCCTCTCCGCCACCGACACCAATGTTCTCCCCGTGGAGGAGCACCCcagcgggccgagcggccggctcGCGCTGCGGCTCCACTCGCGCGACTTCCTCCCGGAGGAGCAGGGGCGGCACGAGAGCTACCGGTCGCTGgtgctggcccgcctgcgccgcgaCTCGGCCCGCGCCGCCGCGCTGTCTGCCCGCGCTTCGCTGGCCGCCGACGGGGTCTCCCGCGCCGACCTGAGGCCGGCGAATGCCACCCCGGtcttcgaggcgtcggcggcggagATACAGGGCCCCGTGGTGTCCGGCGTGGGGCAGGGCAGCGGCGAGTACTTCTCCCGCGTCGGCGTCGGCCGCCCCGCGCGGCAACTCTACATGGTGCTCGACACCGGCAGCGACGTCACCTGGCTGCAGTGCCAGCCCTGCGCCGACTGCTACACCCAGTCCGACCCCGTCTACGACCCATCCGTCTCTGCCTCCTACGCCGCCGTCGGCTGCGACTCCCCGCGCTGccgcgacctcgacgccgccgcctgCCGCAACTCCACCGGCTCCTGCCTCTACGAGGTGGCCTACGGCGACGGCTCCTACACCGTCGGCGACTTCGCCACCGAGACGCTCACGCTCGGCGACTCCGCGCCGGTCTCCAACGTGGCCATCGGGTGCGGCCACGACAACGAGGGCCTCTTCGTGGGCGCCGCCGGGCTGCTGGCCCTCGGCGGTGGCCCGCTGTCCTTCCCGTCGCAGATCTCCGCCACATCCTTCTCCTACTGCCTCGTGGACCGCGACTCCCCGTCCTCCTCCACGCTGCAGTTCGGCGACTCGGAGCAGCCGGCCGTGACGGCGCCGCTCCTCCGCAGTCCGCGCACCAACACCTTCTACTACGTGGGGCTATCCGGCATCTCCGTCGGCGGGCAGGCCCTCTCCATCCCGGCCTCCGCCTTCGCCATGGACGACGCGGGGTCGGGCGGCGTCATCGTGGACTCCGGCACGGCCGTGACCCGGCTCCAGTCGGGCGCATACGCCGCGCTCCGCGAGGCGTTCGTGCAGGGCACCCAGTCCCTGCCCCGCGCGTCCGGCATCTCGCTCTTCGACACCTGCTACGACCTCGCCGGCCGCTCCAGCGTGCAGGTGCCCGCGCTGGCGCTGCGGTTCGAGGGCGGCGGGGAGCTGAAGCTGCCGGCGAAGAACTACCTGATCCCGGTGGACGGGGCGGGCACCTACTGCCTGGCGTTCGCGGGGACGAGCGGCGCCGTGTCCATCATCGGCAACGTGCAGCAGCAGGGCGTGCGCGTCAGCTTCGACACCGCCAAGA